GGTCAGTCAGAGCGGTTCCGTGAAGCAGGGTGTGAAGTTGCGAGTTCCGTTGGGAACAAATCTGGTGATTGCAAAGGCTGAGCCGAAGCTTGAGCAGCCCGCATCAAAGCCAGTCGACTCCGCAAAGATTGCCGACGCCCATGCTGCGAAGACTCGTGCATACGTTGTAAAAAAGAACGACACGCTCGGACATATCGCACAGCGTGAGCTTGGGAGTGTGCGCTTTACCAAGGTGCTGCTCGAAACAAACGGTCTGAAAAAGAACGATGTGATCGTTGCTGGCATGACCCTGCAGATTCCCATCCAGTAGCAACGTGTGTGTGATACCTGAGAAGATCGGAGAGATGGTCCGATGCACGCCAAGCTCGTCGTGCTGATTGTGTCGATCGCGTGTGGCGCGCTCACGCTACTGGTTGCTCGGCATCTGCGATTGCAGGCCGACCACGAGATGGCAGCTGCACGTCTGCGCATTCTTTCTCTGGATGCCACACTCTGGGATCTGCGAGCCGAAATCGCTGCGAATGTCACTCCCGAGCGCATCGACGAGCTCTCCAAGCGATTTGGCGAGCTTGCACCTATCGTTCCAGAACCCGAGCCGGAATATGACGCCGAACTGATTGACTTTGTTCTGCCATCAATCGACCATGCGGATGCGCCGATCTTCCATCAGATCGACTTCTCGCAACCGGATGATGCGCAACCAGAAGGCGGGCACTGATGACATCGAGGCATGCCCACTCACATGACGGAACCACACTGTTTGAGCAGGTTCCTGGCACGCATGATGATGGCGACATTTCTCATGACAAGCAGGCAGCTTGCATTGATACCCGCATCAACCGCATCTCACGCGTCATTGGAATCGTCTTTGCTGCTGGCCTGATTGCAGTCATCGGGCGCGTTGCCCAGTTGCAGTATCGTCCACCTGCACAGTTGCAAACATTGTCGCTGCAGACGATCTCGGGCCGACCCGTCACAGCTGCGCGCGGCGACATCATTGATCGTCGTGGCAGACTCATCGCGACGACGCGTCTCGGCCACGCAGCGTTTCTTGATCCGACACTCTTGCCAAAGGATGTCGATCCTGTCGTCATGATGCTCGCGGATGCGCTGGACATTGAGCCCGATGCGCTCGGCGAGACAATCCACGAAAAGATCGCAGAAAACATCAGCCGTGGCTGGATCCATCCAGATGATGTTGACAACTCGCGCAGTGCTGATGAGATTCGGCGTGAACTGATCGATGCGGTCAAGTCACAGGTTGGGCTTGGTCGCAGTACAAACGACGAAGCTGCAACCGCTGACTCTCCCCACTTCAACCAGTACATCAGACTGACTGGCGCATTGACACCGGAACAAACAGAGCGGGTTCGCGCGCTGCGAAAAGATATACCGGGGCTTGGCATCGAAACGATTGGCGTGCGTGAGTATCCCACCGGTGATCTGGTTGCGAACATCGTCGGATTGCGCGGTGTCGATATCAACGGCACCGTCGGTATTGAGCGCGTGATGGACAAGAAGTTAACTGGCGCTGACGGTCATGTGCGGTACGTGCGTGATGCTGCCCGCAGGCCGCTATGGATCGCACCGAACGCACTCGAGCGCGCACAGCGCGGATCGACCGTGCGTCTGAGCATCGATGTCGAGATCCAGCGCATCGCCCACGAACATCTTGCTAGCGGTGTTGAGTACGCCGACGCAGCTGGCGGGCGCATCATTGTGCTCGATCCCCATACCGGCGAAGTGCTCGCGATGGACGACGTTGTGCGTGATATTGATGTTGTCGACGAGTTCTGCTGGTCGGACAAACCCGTACCAGGATTCAGACCGACACCATTTGTGCCCGCCCGATACAGACTCATCGAGAAGGACCCACTCCGGGAGTTGCATCCTGCACTGGGACGCAATCGAAACCTCACCGAAACATACGAACCCGGCTCGATCTTTAAGCCCATTGTCTGGGCAATCGTGACTGATCATGGCGGGATGAAACCGGACCAGATGGTTGATGTGTCTAATGGTGTGCGCAAGGGCGACTTCTTCCGCGCAATCAACGACGTCAGCAAGACGCGCAACGAACGTAGCTGGTACGACGTGCTGGTGTACTCATCGAACGTTGGCATGGCGATCGGTGCGCTCGAGCTTGAGTTTACAGAGCTTCGCGACGCGATTCTGAAGTTCGGCATTCGCGAGGAAACCGGCATCGAACTGCCCGGTGAAGTAAAGGGCATGCTCACATCGCGGCGTAACTGGAGCTACTACTCGCAGACCGCTGTGTCATTCGGACAGGAGGTCGGTGTCACACCGATCCAGATGATTCGCGCGTTCTCCGCGTTCGCACGATCGGGTGATCTTGCTGGAACCATCCCGGACATCACGGTGCTGACGACGGACCACGGTGGGTTCCCGACGCAGGGCAAGCGAGCCGTCGGTGCTGACGCAGCGATCCTGACGCGAGGCCCCATGGCTGAAGTCGCAAAGAACATGGAAAAGAAACTTGCGACTCGCCAGAAACTCGACAACGAGCCAGTCGAGACATGGCACTACACCATGTTCGGCAAATCCGGCACAGCAGAAGTTGCGATTGGCGCACCGCCAGAAGGCAAGGTCAAACCCGATGGGTTGGCAAAGGGGTATTACCCGAACCAGTACATCTCCAGTTTTGTCGCAGCCGGACCAGTTGAAGAGCCTCGCATTGTTGTGCTGGTGCTGATCGATGATCCCGGACCGAAGATGGTTAAGGCTGTGCGGTACTACGGGTCTGATGTTGCAGGGCCTGTAGTACGCCGCGTGATGGAAGATACGCTGGCGTATCTTGGAACGATGCCGAACATCATCGAAGAAGCTGAGCCGAAGCAGATCGCCAGTTCTCAGCCCCAGTAAATCGTCTCATCGCACTGGCGATTCGCCCATAACGACATTATTGCGAGCTCCAATGCGCGTGATCTCGCGCGTAAACTCTCTGTATTCCAGGTCGAGAGAGTTAAGATCACGCGCGAGATACGCTTGCAACGTTGTCGATCCACGTCGTGTTGCGCGGGCGATCTCGTACTCGCGTGCATCAAGACGCGCACGGAGCACAAGCTCGTATCTTCCGTTTGCTGCATCCTCAAGCATGGTCGAGAGCGACTTTGCGTACGCACCATCGCGGTACTCGTGCAGAAAGTGGATGAGTGCCCAGACCTGCGCGTAGTAATCGAGTGCGCGACTCTCGGACTGTTTCAGCAGTTCATCGGGCGACTGCGAAAGCAGTGTTGGTAGTGGCGTGAGTTCGTTCGCTTCGACGATCAGACGCAACCGATCGAATCGTTCGAGATTTGCCCACGGGAGAAAACGCGGCTTACCGAGCGTTCCATCGAGACGGAACCCCTCCATATACGTCGCAACACCTTCGTCGAGCCAGATCGGAACCGGGTCAGTAAAAGTAGTCTGGGCGTACTGATGCCAGCCCTCGTGCGACGCGAGCATGAGCGTGTCGTGGAGTCCGATGTCCATGTAGATCGCGATGCCGCCCGCTGAGAATCCGCCGCGACGTATGCCGACAAACGCGGATGCGTCTGATCCGAGATGCTGCGTCGCGAGCAACTTGTACTCGTTCTGCGTGGTTGTAATGAACGTGCGATACTGCGTCTTTGCAATCGGTAGGTTTGCAAGCGCATTTGCGTAGTGCAGCGAAGCGCCGTCAAGAAATGCAGGCAGGTGTTGCACAAGCGGAGATGTTGCGTTCGTGAAGTACAGCTTGTGCGACGCGGTCGCGACCTGTCCGCCGTTGGCATTGATCGCGCGCCACGGCTCGACCGCGTACAACGATGGGCTCGGTGACGAGCGAGCGTCGGGTGCGTGCGACGAGCAGCTGCACAACGCAGTGATACCTGCACACAGGATTGTTGCAGCTGTTCGATTCATCCGAGCTGTTCCATCGCCTGCGTGAGCGTACGTATTTCCTCTCGCGTGCGTTCGAGTTGCTCACGGGTCTGGTTCACCAGATGCTCGGGCGCTTTGTCAACATACCCGGGATTGGACAATCTGCCCGCGAGTGCTTTCTCGCTCTTTGTCAGTTCTTCTATGCGCTTGGCGAACTGTTCTCGCTCAGCGCTTGCATCGACAGCGTCTGACAGATCGGAGAGCGCGTGCTCATCAGAACCGATCACAAGCGGGATCGATCTCGATTTGGGATCAGCTGTTGTGATCTCGCCAATACCAGCAAGCGTACAGAGCGCCCGCGAGAAATCGCCGTCGGCATCCAGCTTCGCTGCAAGCGCTGCGTTTGGATGGAACGTGATCTTCTGACGCGGCTTGACCTGCTGTTCGGCGCGGACCTCACGGATGGCTGACACCAGCGTGCGCAGTTCCTCGAACGTTTGCTCAGCATCATCAGAGATGCACACGTCATCGATCTCGGGCCAGCCCGCGGTGCAGAGCATGCCTCCCTTGCGCGGCGCGGGAAGTGAGACGCCATCGATCTGCCGTGTCTCGACGTGTTTCCACACGCCCCAGATCGTCTCCGTCACAAACGGGATGAGCGGATGGAGCACACGCAGGATCGATTCGAGCGTGTGCGCGAGCACTGCCTGTTGACGAGAGTCTGACTTGAGCGTCGGCTTGATTGCTTCGATGTACCAGTCGCAGAAATCACGCCAGAGAAGGTCGTACGCCACCTGCGAGTAGTGCGCGAACTGATACTCGCTGATCGCGTTGTCGATCTCCTTCACAGCCTTTGCCAGCTTTGACAGCATCCATTTATCGATGAATGACATATCAGCGGGATCGACCGGTGTCTTGTGGGTGGTGCGTTCGACCTCGCCGAGCATCATCATCGCGAACTTTGTCGCGTTCCACAGCTTCGTGCAGAAGTTGCGTGCTGCATCGAACCGCGGAGACGAACACGACGCGAGCGGCATGTCCTCGGTCGGCTTTGCCAGACCTGACACAACGCCATACAGCGTCACCATCTGCTTGCCCGGCTCAAATGGAGAGTCCTGCACAGGCGCGGTAACGCGATGCCCGTTTGGCGTGGTCGTCATCTTCGGCTCGAACATCTTGCCCGTGTGCGGACAGATGATCTCCAGCGGCATGCGCACGTCCTGCGTTTGGGTCGCAATCTGGCACATGGTCAGACGCAGCGCATCGGCACCGTGTGTCTCAACAACATCGAGCGGATCGACGCCATTGCCGAGACTCTTTGACATCTTCTGCCCCTGCCCGTCCTGCACCGTGGGATGGATGAACACATCACGGAACGGGAGCCTGCCGTCACCCGGCTGGGCGTTGTCCATCTCAGCAAGCAGGTACCGGTTGAACATGACCATGCGTGACACCCAGAGCGTGATGATGTCACGCCCGGTCGACAGCACCGACGTCGGATTGAACGCGCGGAGCATCGCCGGGAAGTCTGTGATGCCTGTGTCACGTGCGGCGAGTTCGGCGTCGGGCCAGCCCATCGTGGACATCGGCCAGAGCGCCGACGAGAACCACGTGTCAAGCACGTCGGGATCGCGCTCGAACCCGATCGCTTCCCACTGTGCTGTGTGTACCGTGTCCTCAAGACACAGATACACGTCGATATCTGTTATTGCAAGCGCATCTGCTGCATCAGCGTGATCGACATGATCACCTGTGGCTGCGCTGACAACCTGGATCGATGCGCCCTGGACAGTGCGATTGATCAACGGTTCGACATCTGCAAAGGCAGCAACATCATTTGCTTCGATGCGTTTGTGCCACACCGGGATCTGATGCCCCCACCACAGCTGTCTGGAGATGCACCAGTCGCGCAGGTTCTCATGCCAGGCTGAGTACGAATGGGCATATCTGTCCGGATGGAATGTGAGTCCTTCGTTGTGCAGGGCTCGTTGCGCAGCACCCACCAGCGCATCGTCTGTCACCTTCACGTACCACTGGTCAGACAAGTACGGCTCGACCGGCACATGGCTGCGGTACGAATGTCCCACGGCGTGGGTGTACGGCTTTGACGCTTCGAGCAGGCTCTTCTCTCGGAACCACGCAACGATCGCCTCGCGCGCCTCGTACCGATCCATGTTGAGCAGGTGCGACGCGAATGTTTCAGCCTGTGCGAAGTCTTCCTCGGGCCAGCCGTGCTGGTTCGAGATCGACCCGTTCGGCGCCATCACGTTGATCGCATCGAGACTGTGACGCTGACCGATCTGCCAGTCGTTCGGATCGTGCGCAGGTGTCACCTTCAGGAAACCCGATGCGTACTTCGCTTTGTTGTCGCTCGATTCGGGATCGGGCTTGACCACGTAGTCATCGCCGATGATCGGGATGATGCGGTTAACGATGGGCAGCTTCACGCGCTTGCCAATGAACATTGCGCGCTCCCCATCAGTCGGATTCACAGCAACAGCTGTATCACCGAGCATCGTCTCGGGGCGTGTTGTTGCGACGGTCACATACTCACCAGTGGCGTTGCCCTTGTCATCCACCACCGGATATCGCAGGTACCAGAAGAACCCGTCGACATCAATCATGTCGACCTCATCATCCGCAAGCGCTGTCTGTGTCACCGGATCCCAGTTCACAAGGCGCTTGCCGCGATAGATCAATCCGTCCTTGAACAATCGATAGAACGCCTCGCGCACAGCGCGTGCGCACACAGTGTCCATCGTGAACCGCTGGCGTTTCCAGTCGCATGATGCACCGAGCCTGCGAAGCTGATCCGTGATCTGCCCCTCGTAATCATCCTTGAACGCTTGGACGCGCGCAACAAAGTCCTCGCGTGCGTACTCGGTGCGACGCTTGCCCTCCTCTTGCATCAGGCGTTTCTCAACAACAGTCTGCGTGGCGATACCAGCGTGGTCCGTGCCGGGCATCCACATCGCCTCGTACCCCTTCATGCGATGGGAGCGGACGAGCACGTCCTGCAGGGTGTTGTTCAGCGCGTGGCCGAGGTGGAGCCTCGCTGTGACGTTCGGCGGCGGAATCAGGACAGCGAACGGCTTTGCCTCGCCCGAGACGACGCGATTCGGATCGGCATCGAATGCGCCACAGTCCAGCCAGCGCTGGAAGATACCTTGCTCGTGGTCCGCCGGCCGATACTGTTTCGGGAGTTCCGGCAGCGCACCAGCAGATGTTTGGTGTTCGATAGTGGGCTCTGCGTTCGTCATGAACAACTTTAGGTTGACGCTGGCAGGAGAACACATGCGCATCGCACAGCCAGTCCGTGATTTTCGTTCCCTACACCATCGAGGCGGGTCGACTGTACTGATTGTCATCGTGCTGGTACTACTCGCGGCACTTGTCGGTGGCAGCGTGTATCTGTGGAACACACTCATTGGAACACAGACAAATACCACGCCGGATCACACGCAGGGCACCGGCATCAGCACGCCAGAACATGCTGAGGAGATTCTGGAGAGCGCCCGCGCATACCTGCGGGAGGACCAGCCCGAGAAGGCGCGCGTCCTGCTTGAACTCGCCATTATCGACTATCCTGCCGACCAGGATCTTCGAGTCGCGTACGCGGAGTCACTCCTCGGCGTTCACAAGGAAGAGCAGGCATACGAGCAGTACGTTGAATCGCAGCGGATTGGCCCGAAGCAGGCGTGGATTGAAGCGGCTGCTGGCACGCTCGCGAACAAACTCGGGCAGCCTGATGCCGCCATGCTCCATTACAAAGCTGCGCAGCAACTTGATCCCAACGATCCGAAGCACCCACTTTACCTTGGTCAGTTACAGCGAACCGCAGGACAGCGCACTGAAGCGGAAGCCAGCATGATGATGGTGCTGCGCCTTGACGCTGAAAACGCAATCGCTGCAGGTACACTCGCAGACATGCTGCTCGAAGACAACATGGTTGAGCAAGCACTTCGTCAGATCGCCATTGCACGCAAGGTGGAACCGGACAACGAGGTGTGGAAGCTGATCGAGGCGCGAGGCCTCAATCGGATCAACAAACCAGAACAGGCGTTGTTGCTCCTGCAAACATTCAATGTGAATTTTCTTTTGAAGGAGCATGTGCGCAGGCTGTACGGCGAGGTGTGTGGAAAGCTCAACCGGCCGAAGGACGCAGCGAACCTGTATGCGCGCGCAGTGGAAGTTGATCGGCAAAACACTACGCTCCTGATGGAAACAGCAGCATGGTTCGAGCGTGCTGAAGACTTTGCCCAAGCGCTCGACTTTGCACGTAGTGCCGAACAACTCGGTGCGGAGAACGCAGCACGCATGGTTGACAGATTGAACCAGAAGCTGGCTGATGCTGGAGGCGG
Above is a genomic segment from Phycisphaeraceae bacterium containing:
- a CDS encoding penicillin-binding protein 2, which codes for MTSRHAHSHDGTTLFEQVPGTHDDGDISHDKQAACIDTRINRISRVIGIVFAAGLIAVIGRVAQLQYRPPAQLQTLSLQTISGRPVTAARGDIIDRRGRLIATTRLGHAAFLDPTLLPKDVDPVVMMLADALDIEPDALGETIHEKIAENISRGWIHPDDVDNSRSADEIRRELIDAVKSQVGLGRSTNDEAATADSPHFNQYIRLTGALTPEQTERVRALRKDIPGLGIETIGVREYPTGDLVANIVGLRGVDINGTVGIERVMDKKLTGADGHVRYVRDAARRPLWIAPNALERAQRGSTVRLSIDVEIQRIAHEHLASGVEYADAAGGRIIVLDPHTGEVLAMDDVVRDIDVVDEFCWSDKPVPGFRPTPFVPARYRLIEKDPLRELHPALGRNRNLTETYEPGSIFKPIVWAIVTDHGGMKPDQMVDVSNGVRKGDFFRAINDVSKTRNERSWYDVLVYSSNVGMAIGALELEFTELRDAILKFGIREETGIELPGEVKGMLTSRRNWSYYSQTAVSFGQEVGVTPIQMIRAFSAFARSGDLAGTIPDITVLTTDHGGFPTQGKRAVGADAAILTRGPMAEVAKNMEKKLATRQKLDNEPVETWHYTMFGKSGTAEVAIGAPPEGKVKPDGLAKGYYPNQYISSFVAAGPVEEPRIVVLVLIDDPGPKMVKAVRYYGSDVAGPVVRRVMEDTLAYLGTMPNIIEEAEPKQIASSQPQ
- a CDS encoding DUF1570 domain-containing protein — encoded protein: MNRTAATILCAGITALCSCSSHAPDARSSPSPSLYAVEPWRAINANGGQVATASHKLYFTNATSPLVQHLPAFLDGASLHYANALANLPIAKTQYRTFITTTQNEYKLLATQHLGSDASAFVGIRRGGFSAGGIAIYMDIGLHDTLMLASHEGWHQYAQTTFTDPVPIWLDEGVATYMEGFRLDGTLGKPRFLPWANLERFDRLRLIVEANELTPLPTLLSQSPDELLKQSESRALDYYAQVWALIHFLHEYRDGAYAKSLSTMLEDAANGRYELVLRARLDAREYEIARATRRGSTTLQAYLARDLNSLDLEYREFTREITRIGARNNVVMGESPVR
- a CDS encoding valine--tRNA ligase, producing MTNAEPTIEHQTSAGALPELPKQYRPADHEQGIFQRWLDCGAFDADPNRVVSGEAKPFAVLIPPPNVTARLHLGHALNNTLQDVLVRSHRMKGYEAMWMPGTDHAGIATQTVVEKRLMQEEGKRRTEYAREDFVARVQAFKDDYEGQITDQLRRLGASCDWKRQRFTMDTVCARAVREAFYRLFKDGLIYRGKRLVNWDPVTQTALADDEVDMIDVDGFFWYLRYPVVDDKGNATGEYVTVATTRPETMLGDTAVAVNPTDGERAMFIGKRVKLPIVNRIIPIIGDDYVVKPDPESSDNKAKYASGFLKVTPAHDPNDWQIGQRHSLDAINVMAPNGSISNQHGWPEEDFAQAETFASHLLNMDRYEAREAIVAWFREKSLLEASKPYTHAVGHSYRSHVPVEPYLSDQWYVKVTDDALVGAAQRALHNEGLTFHPDRYAHSYSAWHENLRDWCISRQLWWGHQIPVWHKRIEANDVAAFADVEPLINRTVQGASIQVVSAATGDHVDHADAADALAITDIDVYLCLEDTVHTAQWEAIGFERDPDVLDTWFSSALWPMSTMGWPDAELAARDTGITDFPAMLRAFNPTSVLSTGRDIITLWVSRMVMFNRYLLAEMDNAQPGDGRLPFRDVFIHPTVQDGQGQKMSKSLGNGVDPLDVVETHGADALRLTMCQIATQTQDVRMPLEIICPHTGKMFEPKMTTTPNGHRVTAPVQDSPFEPGKQMVTLYGVVSGLAKPTEDMPLASCSSPRFDAARNFCTKLWNATKFAMMMLGEVERTTHKTPVDPADMSFIDKWMLSKLAKAVKEIDNAISEYQFAHYSQVAYDLLWRDFCDWYIEAIKPTLKSDSRQQAVLAHTLESILRVLHPLIPFVTETIWGVWKHVETRQIDGVSLPAPRKGGMLCTAGWPEIDDVCISDDAEQTFEELRTLVSAIREVRAEQQVKPRQKITFHPNAALAAKLDADGDFSRALCTLAGIGEITTADPKSRSIPLVIGSDEHALSDLSDAVDASAEREQFAKRIEELTKSEKALAGRLSNPGYVDKAPEHLVNQTREQLERTREEIRTLTQAMEQLG